One window of the Chryseobacterium camelliae genome contains the following:
- a CDS encoding DinB family protein, translated as MATTLIEDIIQQLNDLHDGDVWLDETFAKKFEQISETDAFTRPLPDLHSPAELISHLIVWRRAVMGRLKGAVVRLELDDPSNWKTNDELRPAGWEALKKELYQSKQEIIDILNGKDDTFLDTISADYGKDFRYFVQGLIHHDLYHLGQLGISVKYLKK; from the coding sequence ATGGCAACAACCCTGATCGAAGATATTATACAGCAACTCAATGACCTGCATGACGGCGATGTATGGCTGGACGAAACTTTTGCAAAGAAATTCGAACAGATCAGTGAAACGGATGCGTTTACCCGGCCGCTTCCTGATCTGCACAGTCCCGCGGAATTGATTTCACACCTTATTGTCTGGCGCAGGGCCGTGATGGGCCGGCTAAAGGGGGCAGTGGTTCGTCTGGAACTTGATGACCCTTCCAATTGGAAAACCAATGATGAATTGCGTCCCGCCGGATGGGAAGCGCTAAAAAAAGAACTGTATCAAAGCAAACAGGAAATCATCGACATCCTGAACGGTAAAGACGACACCTTTCTCGATACCATTTCAGCCGATTATGGAAAAGATTTCCGGTATTTTGTGCAGGGGCTTATCCATCACGACTTGTACCATCTGGGGCAGCTGGGTATTTCTGTCAAGTATTTAAAAAAGTAA
- a CDS encoding VOC family protein, which yields MKQSIIHIALLVRDYDEALDFYLQKLGFDLVEDTCLSKTKRWVLIKPPGSFGCCLLLAKAADEQQRSSVGNQSGGRVFLFLETENFDESYQSMLANGISFVREPIVESYGTVAVFKDLYGNLWDLIERTVDAG from the coding sequence ATGAAACAGTCCATCATTCATATCGCGCTTCTCGTCAGGGACTACGATGAAGCGCTTGATTTTTACCTCCAAAAATTAGGCTTTGATCTGGTGGAAGATACCTGCCTTTCAAAAACCAAACGATGGGTACTCATTAAGCCTCCCGGTTCCTTCGGATGCTGTCTCCTTTTAGCTAAGGCAGCGGATGAACAACAACGATCATCCGTGGGCAATCAAAGTGGGGGCAGGGTATTCCTGTTCCTCGAAACAGAGAACTTTGATGAATCCTATCAGTCCATGCTGGCGAATGGAATTTCATTCGTCCGTGAGCCCATCGTTGAATCGTATGGAACCGTGGCCGTATTCAAAGATTTATACGGTAATTTATGGGATCTGATTGAGAGAACGGTTGACGCCGGTTAA